Proteins encoded by one window of Streptomyces sp. NBC_01477:
- a CDS encoding aspartate aminotransferase family protein produces MGGTDSSRAWFERAQGSLAGGISSSSRLTSTGPHPYPLYMVSGSGTRIRDVDGNDYVDYLISYGSAVLGHAPAQLVEPLGAVLRSGTMFGTCNTPEVELAELICEMVPCAELVRFANSGSEAVQGAVRAARGCTGRSGILKFEGHYHGWSDTLAISNRPEIQEAGPYTEPHSVPHSPGIPAGVVDDVVVCPWNDPDALRAVLDAHRGELAAVICEPIVANNACTMPVPGYLNVLREECTARGIVLIFDEVCTGFRTGPGGAQTMFDVLPDLAVFSKALGGGLPVAAFAGQRHVMEPLARGQVKHGGTYNASPLCATSALVTLQQLNRPEVTKHIEESGRHLMEAIRRAAHDRRVPCAVQGVGAMFQTVFSADGAPTRHYRDLLGADQARYHAFRHELLKRGVHTNAYGMACWFVAAAVTKDDLDATTEAIEAAFATL; encoded by the coding sequence TTGGGCGGGACGGACAGCAGCCGTGCCTGGTTCGAACGGGCCCAGGGATCGCTGGCCGGCGGGATCAGCTCCTCCTCCCGGCTGACCTCGACCGGCCCGCACCCCTATCCGCTCTACATGGTCAGCGGGTCCGGTACGCGCATCCGCGACGTCGACGGCAACGACTACGTCGACTACCTCATCTCCTACGGCAGCGCGGTGCTCGGCCACGCTCCCGCGCAGCTGGTCGAACCGCTCGGCGCCGTCCTGCGCAGCGGCACGATGTTCGGCACCTGCAACACCCCCGAGGTCGAACTCGCCGAACTCATCTGCGAGATGGTGCCCTGCGCGGAACTCGTGCGGTTCGCCAACTCGGGAAGCGAAGCGGTGCAGGGCGCCGTACGCGCCGCCCGCGGCTGTACCGGCCGCTCGGGGATCCTCAAATTCGAAGGGCACTACCACGGGTGGTCCGACACCCTGGCCATCTCCAACCGCCCCGAGATCCAGGAGGCCGGCCCGTACACCGAGCCGCACTCCGTACCCCATTCCCCCGGGATACCGGCCGGAGTGGTCGACGACGTCGTCGTCTGCCCGTGGAACGACCCCGACGCGCTCCGCGCCGTCCTCGACGCCCACCGCGGCGAACTCGCCGCGGTCATCTGCGAGCCGATCGTCGCCAACAACGCCTGCACCATGCCCGTACCGGGCTATCTGAACGTGCTGCGCGAGGAGTGCACGGCCCGCGGCATCGTGCTGATCTTCGACGAGGTCTGCACCGGATTCCGTACCGGACCCGGCGGCGCCCAGACGATGTTCGACGTGCTGCCGGACCTCGCCGTCTTCTCCAAGGCGCTGGGCGGCGGCCTGCCCGTCGCCGCCTTCGCGGGACAGCGGCACGTCATGGAGCCGCTGGCCCGCGGGCAGGTCAAGCACGGCGGTACCTACAACGCCTCGCCCCTGTGCGCCACCTCCGCCCTGGTCACCCTCCAGCAGCTGAACCGGCCGGAGGTGACCAAGCACATCGAGGAGAGCGGACGCCACCTCATGGAGGCGATCCGGCGCGCCGCCCACGACCGGCGCGTCCCGTGCGCGGTCCAGGGCGTCGGCGCCATGTTCCAGACCGTGTTCAGCGCCGACGGCGCGCCGACCCGCCACTACCGCGACCTGCTCGGCGCGGACCAGGCCCGCTACCACGCCTTCCGCCACGAACTCCTCAAACGCGGAGTGCACACCAACGCCTACGGCATGGCCTGCTGGTTCGTCGCCGCCGCCGTCACGAAGGACGACCTGGACGCCACCACTGAGGCGATCGAGGCCGCCTTCGCCACCCTGTGA
- a CDS encoding phytanoyl-CoA dioxygenase family protein: MGDISAFGVQTRNFTEDGFLVLPGFLPAGLVERLLPEVDEWVETGARQRSIDACLRPGGQPPQTVELDLEAHGELAVYRPLMDLLSHPDLLGESFVFHHLHSDRRPAGAGGKSWHHDYEQRPQRDRRFAMVHVLHYLCGLRRELGGLVVLPGSHREVAEKDARSHLGTGVLPGEVVIDDLPPGSTVVLHSALFHARRAASAADPGGGARYMTDGSYCRTGTRWPPVKPYWRQVLAVARARGLDAGRPELFAERHFTAYEAPERRSV, from the coding sequence GTGGGAGACATCAGTGCCTTCGGTGTTCAGACGAGGAACTTCACCGAGGACGGCTTTCTCGTCCTGCCCGGCTTCCTGCCGGCCGGCCTGGTCGAACGCCTCCTGCCGGAGGTGGACGAGTGGGTGGAGACAGGCGCGCGTCAACGGTCGATCGACGCCTGCCTGCGTCCCGGCGGCCAACCGCCGCAGACGGTCGAGCTGGACCTGGAGGCGCACGGCGAACTCGCCGTGTACCGTCCGCTGATGGATCTGCTCAGCCACCCCGATCTGCTGGGCGAGTCGTTCGTCTTCCACCATCTGCACAGCGACCGCCGGCCGGCCGGGGCGGGCGGCAAGAGCTGGCACCACGACTACGAGCAACGGCCGCAGCGCGACCGCCGCTTCGCGATGGTGCACGTGCTGCACTACCTGTGCGGGCTCCGGCGTGAACTGGGCGGCCTGGTGGTACTGCCGGGCTCCCACCGGGAAGTCGCCGAGAAGGACGCCCGCAGCCATCTGGGAACCGGGGTGCTTCCCGGTGAAGTGGTCATCGACGACTTACCGCCCGGTTCCACCGTCGTCCTCCACTCGGCGCTCTTCCACGCGCGCCGGGCCGCGTCCGCCGCCGACCCGGGCGGCGGAGCGCGGTACATGACCGACGGATCGTACTGCCGCACGGGCACCCGGTGGCCTCCGGTCAAGCCCTACTGGCGGCAGGTGCTGGCGGTGGCGCGGGCGCGGGGGCTGGACGCGGGCCGGCCCGAGCTCTTCGCGGAGCGGCACTTCACCGCGTACGAAGCGCCGGAGAGGCGGAGCGTATGA
- a CDS encoding ABC transporter permease, translating into MFDIAGVHVVATAFRSSARRRPGVPHRPRRRLPAVARRSTQHGLVLAAVAATVLLCATALSALAALAGGSVQSETVRRLAADLDTQVSVNASYRAGGMAAADQGVRAAGAKVFAGVPQRTYVGLLGTSPVSVTSIDGAAGAPRGPGGSGLHPVAVQGAGGFGQLVAGHWPDRTADAPAGAFTSLPAVRVATGSTAPVDAAVPQQLAQRLGLAPGSRLQVQDAFSRTMTVRITGVFRAAGAVGFWPAMAGDLTDGETASQELLVVSPAALNGRAVLNGQLTARWSVLPDFDRLDAGSLPGLRDRVRNFTGSRTAVSVFRGRQPSLDDLAVTSGLPGAIDALAVPTVAARSALYLPSVMLAALALAALVLAARQMTERRRGDFALQQARGSGTPRLLRGATVEWALTGVPAALAAPYVARLLHPGGPGRDAWAAVGLTLLVHAGAVLLPVLPTPRVRAVRGARAAAAQRLGADLALLAVAVLGYLELRRHHSLIAGRLAGGGLGGAVSVDPVLVFVPALASGAAALLLLRLLPLTSRLLDAVGRRSKGLVVALAGWQLSRRAARNAGPVVLMCLAVSVSAFATTALACLGGLASEQAAFTVGADVRIDPGKQDSYPTAVLSAAYRALPAVTAVAPVTGTTANLPGGATENLIGTIAGPAPRTPAPVPFGITFPGRPTALLLDERLRSDGSTAAPRLQLTVQDAAGLDSTVTAVLPAADGARHTVVVPLDVALSGGHPRAYPLTVTALNVVPQPNVRPALLDLDLIRVGSRGTADSWAAGLPGGQVWADRTDHAADATAQACKGDTSSGYNYGLGVPGVCAVRPGGPDVLRATISTGLRDPQPVDGDPADTEAAETQPGGQVRFAASPVGGPAPLPVRADAQVLRDAHLAVGSTTTLDLGPGDPVPARIVGLVDSLRGLGHGQGHLVADQRQLASAVTLAGALQQDPDFWWISSADSARTAAAARAQPALGRVTSTAGTAEALQSDPFRSGLRRVLELVRYLAPCFAVIAFTVHAVISTRQRRKEFALLRAIGVRSRRLSALLGAEQLSLALFAVVPGALMGMALASAVLPLVTVDDSGKAPYPPLPVVVPWGTVAVTAVATALAISAVVLALARLLARVDLVRVLRAGEDR; encoded by the coding sequence ATGTTCGATATCGCGGGGGTTCATGTGGTCGCCACGGCTTTTCGGTCTTCGGCGCGGCGTCGGCCGGGGGTTCCGCACCGGCCCCGGCGGCGCCTTCCCGCCGTCGCCAGACGCTCGACCCAGCACGGCCTGGTCCTGGCCGCCGTCGCGGCGACCGTACTGCTGTGCGCGACGGCGCTGTCCGCCCTGGCCGCGCTGGCGGGAGGTTCGGTCCAGTCCGAGACCGTCCGGCGGCTGGCGGCCGACCTCGACACACAGGTGTCGGTCAACGCCTCCTACCGGGCCGGGGGTATGGCGGCGGCCGATCAGGGCGTCCGGGCCGCCGGCGCCAAGGTCTTCGCCGGGGTGCCGCAGCGCACCTACGTGGGACTGCTGGGCACCTCGCCGGTCTCGGTGACGAGCATCGACGGAGCCGCGGGCGCGCCGCGCGGTCCCGGCGGCAGCGGGCTGCACCCGGTCGCCGTGCAGGGCGCGGGCGGATTCGGGCAGTTGGTCGCCGGACACTGGCCCGACCGTACGGCGGACGCCCCTGCCGGCGCCTTCACCTCCCTGCCCGCTGTCCGCGTCGCCACCGGTTCCACCGCCCCGGTGGATGCCGCGGTGCCGCAGCAACTGGCCCAGCGCCTCGGGCTCGCACCCGGGTCCCGCCTCCAGGTGCAGGACGCCTTCAGCCGCACCATGACCGTCCGGATCACCGGCGTCTTCCGCGCGGCCGGCGCCGTCGGCTTCTGGCCCGCCATGGCCGGGGACCTGACCGACGGCGAGACCGCCAGCCAGGAACTGCTGGTGGTCTCACCCGCGGCCCTGAACGGCAGGGCTGTCCTCAACGGCCAGCTGACGGCCCGCTGGAGCGTGCTGCCCGACTTCGACCGGCTCGACGCGGGAAGCCTGCCGGGCCTGCGCGACCGGGTCCGCAACTTCACCGGCAGCCGGACCGCCGTGTCGGTCTTCCGCGGGCGGCAGCCGTCGCTGGACGACCTGGCCGTGACCTCAGGACTCCCGGGCGCGATCGACGCCCTGGCGGTGCCGACCGTGGCGGCCCGGTCCGCGCTGTACCTGCCGAGCGTGATGCTGGCCGCCCTCGCCCTCGCCGCGCTGGTACTGGCCGCCCGTCAGATGACCGAGCGGCGGCGCGGTGACTTCGCCCTGCAGCAGGCCAGGGGATCCGGCACCCCGCGGCTGCTGCGCGGCGCGACGGTCGAATGGGCACTCACCGGCGTGCCCGCCGCCCTCGCCGCACCGTACGTGGCCCGGCTGCTGCATCCCGGCGGCCCCGGCCGTGACGCCTGGGCGGCGGTGGGCCTGACCCTGCTGGTGCACGCCGGGGCGGTGCTGCTGCCCGTACTGCCGACGCCGCGGGTACGGGCGGTCCGGGGCGCGCGGGCCGCCGCCGCGCAGCGGCTCGGCGCCGATCTGGCGCTGCTGGCCGTCGCGGTGCTGGGGTATCTGGAGCTGCGGCGGCACCACTCGCTGATCGCCGGCCGGCTCGCGGGCGGCGGGCTCGGCGGCGCGGTGTCCGTGGACCCGGTGCTGGTCTTCGTCCCGGCCCTGGCGAGCGGGGCCGCCGCGCTCCTGCTGCTGCGGCTGCTGCCGCTGACCTCCCGGCTGCTGGACGCGGTCGGCCGCCGCAGCAAGGGCCTGGTCGTCGCGCTGGCCGGGTGGCAGCTGAGCCGGCGTGCCGCGCGCAACGCCGGCCCGGTGGTGCTGATGTGCCTGGCCGTGTCCGTGAGCGCCTTCGCCACCACCGCGCTGGCCTGCCTGGGCGGCCTCGCCTCCGAGCAGGCCGCCTTCACGGTCGGCGCGGACGTCAGGATCGACCCGGGCAAGCAGGACAGCTACCCCACGGCGGTGCTGAGCGCCGCCTATCGCGCGCTGCCCGCGGTGACGGCCGTGGCGCCGGTGACCGGGACGACGGCGAACCTGCCCGGCGGGGCCACCGAGAACCTGATCGGCACCATCGCCGGTCCCGCCCCCCGCACACCCGCGCCGGTTCCCTTCGGGATCACCTTCCCCGGACGTCCGACCGCGCTGCTGCTGGACGAGAGGCTGCGCAGCGACGGCAGCACCGCGGCGCCGCGGCTGCAACTGACCGTGCAGGACGCCGCCGGCCTGGACAGCACCGTGACCGCCGTCCTGCCCGCCGCCGACGGAGCCAGGCACACGGTCGTGGTCCCCCTGGACGTCGCGCTGAGCGGCGGCCACCCGCGCGCGTACCCGCTGACGGTGACCGCCCTCAACGTCGTGCCGCAGCCGAACGTGCGTCCCGCCCTTCTGGACCTGGACCTGATCCGGGTCGGCTCACGCGGTACCGCGGACAGCTGGGCCGCCGGCCTGCCCGGCGGGCAGGTCTGGGCCGACCGCACCGACCACGCCGCGGACGCCACCGCGCAGGCCTGCAAGGGCGACACCTCCAGCGGATACAACTACGGTCTCGGCGTCCCGGGCGTGTGCGCGGTTCGCCCCGGCGGCCCCGATGTGCTCAGGGCCACCATCAGCACCGGCCTGCGGGACCCCCAGCCGGTCGACGGCGACCCCGCCGACACCGAGGCCGCCGAAACCCAGCCCGGCGGCCAGGTGCGGTTCGCGGCGAGCCCGGTCGGCGGGCCGGCCCCGCTCCCGGTGCGCGCCGACGCCCAGGTGCTGCGCGACGCCCACCTCGCCGTGGGCAGCACCACCACCTTGGACCTCGGCCCCGGTGACCCGGTGCCCGCCAGGATCGTCGGCCTGGTCGACTCGCTGCGCGGACTGGGGCACGGGCAGGGGCACTTGGTCGCCGACCAGCGCCAGCTCGCCAGCGCGGTGACCCTTGCCGGCGCCCTCCAGCAGGATCCCGACTTCTGGTGGATCAGCAGCGCCGACAGCGCGCGCACCGCTGCCGCCGCCCGGGCGCAGCCCGCGCTCGGCCGGGTGACCAGCACGGCGGGCACCGCCGAGGCACTTCAGTCCGACCCGTTCCGCAGCGGGCTGCGCCGGGTGCTGGAACTGGTCCGGTATCTGGCCCCCTGCTTCGCGGTCATCGCTTTCACCGTCCACGCGGTGATCTCCACCCGGCAGCGCCGCAAGGAATTCGCCCTGCTGCGGGCGATCGGCGTCCGCTCCCGGCGACTGTCCGCGCTGCTGGGCGCGGAGCAACTGAGCCTGGCCCTGTTCGCGGTGGTCCCGGGAGCGCTGATGGGCATGGCCCTGGCGTCGGCGGTGCTGCCACTGGTCACCGTGGACGACAGCGGGAAGGCCCCGTATCCGCCGCTGCCCGTGGTCGTGCCGTGGGGCACCGTGGCGGTGACCGCGGTGGCGACCGCGCTCGCCATCAGCGCGGTCGTGCTGGCGCTGGCCCGGCTGCTGGCCCGGGTGGACCTCGTACGCGTCCTGCGAGCGGGGGAAGACCGTTGA
- a CDS encoding ABC transporter ATP-binding protein, which translates to MAVHGQTAGAPDLDELRRRAAAAGVPQRDEGLVVCENLVRIFQTEGVEVQALQGLDLAVSQGEMIAVIGASGSGKSTLLGILSGQDVPTAGSAEVAGHDLLAMKRRDRLNYRRSTVGFVWQQTARNLLPYLTAAENVMLPMTYTGIKRSRRRARAGELLDLLGVGHCADRDPDQLSGGEQQRVAIAVANANEPEVLFADEPTGELDTATSDEIFAALRQANEELGVTVIVVTHDALVSEQVQRTVRIRNGRTSTEVLRRVATDEDGVEALTAEEYAVLDRNGRLQLPGEFTAQLHMRKRVRLALEADHIGVWPDAAARQAKSDAEGAAADSDDT; encoded by the coding sequence GTGGCCGTTCACGGACAGACAGCCGGGGCACCGGACCTGGACGAGCTGCGCCGGCGGGCCGCCGCGGCCGGCGTACCGCAGCGCGACGAGGGGCTGGTCGTCTGCGAGAACCTGGTGCGGATCTTCCAGACCGAGGGCGTCGAGGTACAGGCCCTGCAAGGGCTTGACCTGGCCGTCTCCCAGGGCGAGATGATCGCGGTGATCGGCGCCTCGGGCTCCGGGAAATCCACCCTGCTGGGCATACTCTCCGGCCAGGACGTGCCCACCGCGGGATCCGCCGAGGTCGCGGGACACGACCTGCTGGCGATGAAGCGCCGCGACCGGCTGAACTACCGGCGCTCCACCGTGGGCTTCGTCTGGCAGCAGACCGCCCGCAACCTGCTGCCCTACCTCACCGCGGCCGAGAACGTGATGCTGCCGATGACCTACACCGGGATCAAGCGCTCCCGGCGCCGGGCCCGCGCCGGGGAACTGCTCGACCTGCTCGGCGTCGGCCACTGCGCGGACCGCGACCCCGACCAGCTCTCCGGCGGCGAGCAGCAACGGGTCGCGATCGCCGTGGCCAACGCCAACGAGCCCGAGGTGCTGTTCGCCGACGAGCCCACCGGCGAACTCGACACCGCCACCAGCGACGAGATCTTCGCCGCGCTGCGCCAGGCCAACGAGGAGCTGGGCGTCACCGTGATCGTGGTCACCCACGACGCGCTGGTCTCCGAGCAGGTCCAGCGCACCGTGCGGATCCGCAACGGCCGCACTTCGACCGAGGTGCTGCGCCGGGTCGCCACCGACGAGGACGGCGTCGAGGCCCTCACGGCCGAGGAGTACGCGGTGCTGGACCGCAACGGGCGGCTTCAGCTGCCGGGCGAGTTCACCGCGCAGCTGCACATGCGCAAGCGGGTGCGGCTGGCCCTGGAGGCCGACCACATCGGCGTATGGCCCGACGCCGCCGCGCGGCAGGCGAAGTCCGACGCGGAGGGCGCCGCCGCGGACAGCGACGACACGTAG
- a CDS encoding SDR family oxidoreductase encodes MAEGTALITGAGSGIGRACALGLLADGWTVALVGRRAEPLAATAALAPAAQRDRAVPLPADITDAAAVDALFERVVRRFGRLDLLFNNAADTMPYTPTEDVGIEDWHRVMDSIATGTFLCSRAAFRVMKRQTPRGGRIINNGAPSAQAPRPDSVAFTAAKHAVAGITRSLSLDGRRHDISCGQIDIGNVTPPDRPQPAVLQADGSRRVEPTMDIGHVVDMVRTMAGLPRGVNIQSVLVMPSAMPYVGRG; translated from the coding sequence GTGGCTGAGGGAACGGCTCTGATCACCGGAGCGGGCAGCGGCATCGGGCGGGCCTGCGCGCTCGGGCTGCTGGCGGACGGCTGGACGGTGGCACTCGTCGGCAGGCGCGCGGAACCGCTGGCGGCGACGGCCGCGCTGGCTCCGGCCGCCCAGCGCGACCGCGCCGTCCCCCTCCCCGCCGACATCACCGACGCCGCCGCCGTCGACGCCCTGTTCGAGCGGGTGGTGCGCCGTTTCGGGCGGCTGGACCTGCTGTTCAACAACGCCGCCGACACCATGCCGTACACCCCGACGGAGGACGTGGGCATCGAGGACTGGCACCGCGTGATGGATTCCATCGCCACCGGGACCTTTCTGTGCTCCCGCGCCGCGTTCCGGGTGATGAAGCGGCAAACACCGCGCGGCGGCCGGATCATCAACAACGGAGCGCCCTCCGCACAGGCGCCCCGGCCGGACTCCGTCGCCTTCACCGCGGCCAAGCACGCCGTCGCCGGGATCACGCGCTCGCTGTCCCTGGACGGCCGCCGCCACGACATCTCCTGCGGCCAGATCGACATCGGCAATGTCACCCCGCCCGACCGTCCGCAGCCCGCGGTCCTGCAGGCCGACGGGTCACGGCGGGTCGAACCGACCATGGACATCGGGCACGTGGTCGACATGGTGCGCACCATGGCCGGTCTGCCTCGCGGGGTGAACATCCAGTCCGTCCTGGTCATGCCGAGCGCCATGCCGTACGTGGGCCGGGGATAG
- the glgX gene encoding glycogen debranching protein GlgX, with protein sequence MQKWTGRAYPLGATYDGSGTNFALFSEAADKVELCLIDHGRRERRVQLTEVDGFIWHAYLPGVGPGQRYGYRVHGPYEPWHGHRCNPAKLLLDPYAKAIDGQADGHESLFGYPFGDPEGQNTADSLRHTMLSVVTDPAFDWGDDRPPGHSYHESVIYEAHVKGLTQLHPLLPRHLRGSYAGLAHPAVLDHLTGLGVTTVELMPVHQFVQDGHLLDRGLRNYWGYNTIGFFAPHNGYSSAGGRGGQVTEFKSMVKALHAAGVEVILDVVYNHTAEGNHLGPTLSMRGIDNASYYRLVDDDPAHYFDTTGTGNSLLMRSPHALQLIMDSLRYWVTEMHVDGFRFDLAATLARQFHEVDRLSAFFDLVQQDPVVSRVKLIAEPWDVGEGGYQVGNFPPLWSEWNGRYRDTVRDFWRGENSTLPDLASRLTGSSDLYQDDSRRPRAGVNFVTCHDGFTLRDLVSYNDKHNEANGEDNRDGESHNRSWNCGAEGETDDQDVLDLRARQQRNLLTTLLISQGVPMISHGDEFGRTQHGNNNAYCQDNELSWTHWDFDAGQSELLDFTRRLITLRRDHPVFRRRRFLRGDTPGPGLGDAVWFTPGGRTMAEVDWHRDDAHAVALFLNGEAISEPDPRGGRIVDDSFLVLLNSHHEPVEFTLPDRAYGEAWQVAVDTAAGAETADETEVKAGGTLAVAPRATLILISPRRQARGRVRRALDAARRPRTPR encoded by the coding sequence ATGCAGAAGTGGACCGGTCGCGCGTATCCGCTGGGGGCGACGTATGACGGCTCGGGAACGAATTTCGCGCTGTTCTCGGAGGCAGCGGACAAGGTCGAGCTGTGCCTGATCGACCACGGCCGGCGCGAGCGGCGTGTGCAGCTGACGGAGGTCGACGGCTTCATCTGGCACGCCTACCTGCCCGGGGTCGGCCCCGGGCAGCGGTACGGCTACCGGGTGCACGGCCCCTACGAGCCGTGGCACGGGCACCGCTGCAACCCGGCCAAGCTGCTGCTCGACCCGTACGCGAAGGCCATCGACGGCCAGGCCGACGGCCACGAGTCGCTGTTCGGCTACCCCTTCGGCGACCCGGAGGGCCAGAACACCGCGGACAGCCTGCGCCACACGATGCTGTCCGTGGTGACCGACCCGGCCTTCGACTGGGGCGACGACCGGCCGCCGGGCCACTCCTACCACGAGTCGGTGATCTACGAGGCGCACGTCAAAGGCCTGACCCAGCTGCACCCGCTGTTGCCGCGGCACCTGCGCGGCAGCTACGCGGGCCTGGCGCACCCGGCGGTGCTCGACCACCTGACCGGCCTCGGCGTGACCACGGTCGAGCTGATGCCGGTGCACCAGTTCGTCCAGGACGGCCACCTGCTGGACCGCGGGCTGCGCAACTACTGGGGCTACAACACCATCGGCTTCTTCGCCCCGCACAACGGCTACTCCTCGGCCGGCGGCCGGGGCGGGCAGGTCACCGAGTTCAAGTCGATGGTCAAGGCCCTGCACGCGGCCGGCGTCGAAGTGATCCTCGACGTGGTCTACAACCACACCGCGGAGGGCAACCACCTCGGTCCGACCCTGTCGATGCGCGGCATCGACAACGCCTCCTACTACCGGCTGGTGGACGACGACCCGGCGCACTACTTCGACACCACGGGCACCGGCAACTCGCTGCTGATGCGCAGCCCGCACGCGCTGCAGCTGATCATGGACAGCCTGCGCTACTGGGTCACCGAGATGCACGTGGACGGCTTCCGCTTCGACCTGGCGGCCACGCTGGCCCGGCAGTTCCACGAGGTGGACCGGCTGTCGGCGTTCTTCGACCTGGTCCAGCAGGACCCGGTGGTCAGCCGGGTCAAGCTGATCGCCGAGCCGTGGGACGTCGGCGAGGGCGGCTACCAGGTGGGCAACTTCCCGCCGCTGTGGAGCGAGTGGAACGGCCGCTACCGGGACACCGTGCGCGACTTCTGGCGCGGCGAGAATTCCACGCTGCCCGACCTGGCCTCCCGGCTGACCGGTTCCTCGGACCTCTACCAGGACGACAGCCGCCGGCCCCGGGCCGGCGTCAACTTCGTGACCTGCCACGACGGTTTCACCCTGCGCGACCTGGTGTCGTACAACGACAAGCACAACGAGGCCAACGGCGAGGACAACCGCGACGGGGAGAGCCACAACCGGTCCTGGAACTGCGGCGCCGAGGGCGAGACCGACGACCAGGACGTGCTGGACCTGCGGGCCCGCCAGCAGCGCAATCTGCTCACCACCCTGCTGATATCGCAGGGCGTCCCCATGATCAGCCACGGCGACGAATTCGGCCGTACGCAGCACGGCAACAACAACGCCTACTGCCAGGACAACGAACTGTCCTGGACCCACTGGGACTTCGACGCCGGGCAGAGCGAACTGCTCGACTTCACCCGGCGGCTGATCACCCTGCGCCGCGACCACCCGGTCTTCCGGCGCCGCCGCTTCCTGCGCGGCGACACCCCGGGACCCGGCCTCGGGGACGCGGTGTGGTTCACACCGGGCGGCCGCACCATGGCGGAGGTCGACTGGCACCGCGACGACGCCCACGCGGTCGCCCTCTTCCTCAACGGCGAGGCCATCAGCGAACCCGACCCGCGCGGCGGCCGGATCGTGGACGACTCCTTCCTCGTCCTGCTCAACAGCCACCACGAGCCGGTCGAGTTCACCCTCCCCGACCGGGCCTACGGGGAGGCGTGGCAGGTCGCCGTGGACACCGCCGCAGGCGCCGAGACCGCCGACGAGACCGAGGTCAAGGCGGGCGGCACCCTGGCCGTCGCGCCCCGCGCCACCCTGATCCTCATCAGCCCGCGCCGCCAGGCCCGCGGCCGGGTCCGCCGCGCCCTGGACGCGGCCCGCCGCCCGCGCACGCCCCGCTGA